One window of the Archangium primigenium genome contains the following:
- a CDS encoding M50 family metallopeptidase, giving the protein MHYLPLLLALGLLVALHELGHLVMARLLGVRVDRYKLGFGPAVFSLRVGRTDWVLGAVPFGGSTRIHGMNPHAPGLDPADRTSLVAQRPWKRLLVHFGGPLANGLFALGVLFTLYTTGTHVVVPLTVGTVTPGSEAARAQLLPGDRLVSVDGEPLENWGGFLERIGQAPGRELRLGVEREGVAREATVRPRADERGTGRIGVSQQYVYRTYDTGQALLQAFAHTANLVAEATRMFERLMMGTSGIVLANPLGVVKQSSGAAGSGLGAFLRVLVSVSLALALFHMLPLPSLDGGRMLFVLVEAVSRRKVPARVETLLHAVGFLALLAVVLTVTLADLRQHLRRAALDANLSDGDSPLFFWERTQRETKGRASAVP; this is encoded by the coding sequence ATGCACTACCTGCCCCTCCTCCTCGCGCTCGGCCTGCTCGTGGCGCTGCACGAACTGGGACACCTGGTCATGGCCCGGCTGCTGGGCGTGCGCGTGGACCGGTACAAGCTCGGCTTCGGCCCGGCGGTGTTCTCGCTGCGCGTGGGGCGCACGGACTGGGTGCTCGGCGCGGTGCCATTCGGGGGCTCCACGCGCATCCACGGGATGAATCCCCATGCGCCCGGGCTCGATCCGGCGGACCGCACGAGCCTTGTCGCCCAGCGGCCGTGGAAGCGGCTGCTGGTGCACTTCGGCGGGCCCCTGGCCAACGGGCTGTTCGCGCTCGGCGTGCTGTTCACGCTCTACACCACGGGCACGCACGTGGTGGTGCCGCTCACGGTGGGCACCGTCACCCCGGGCTCCGAGGCGGCGCGCGCGCAGCTCCTGCCCGGCGACCGGCTGGTGAGCGTGGACGGCGAGCCGCTGGAGAACTGGGGCGGCTTCCTGGAGCGCATCGGCCAGGCCCCGGGCCGGGAGTTGCGCCTGGGCGTCGAGCGCGAGGGTGTGGCCCGCGAGGCGACGGTGCGCCCCCGGGCCGACGAGCGCGGCACGGGCCGCATCGGCGTGAGCCAGCAGTACGTGTACCGCACCTATGACACCGGCCAGGCCCTGCTCCAGGCCTTCGCGCACACGGCGAACCTGGTAGCCGAGGCCACGCGGATGTTCGAGCGGCTGATGATGGGCACGTCCGGCATCGTGCTCGCCAATCCCCTGGGCGTGGTGAAGCAGTCCTCGGGCGCGGCGGGCAGTGGCCTGGGCGCCTTCCTGCGGGTGCTGGTGAGCGTGTCGCTCGCGCTCGCCCTCTTCCACATGCTCCCCCTGCCCTCGCTGGATGGCGGGCGGATGCTCTTCGTCCTCGTCGAGGCGGTGAGCCGCCGCAAGGTGCCCGCCCGCGTGGAGACGCTGCTGCACGCGGTGGGCTTCCTCGCGCTGCTCGCCGTGGTGCTCACCGTGACGCTCGCGGACCTGCGCCAGCACCTGCGCCGCGCCGCCCTGGACGCCAACCTCAGCGACGGGGACAGCCCGCTGTTCTTCTGGGAGCGCACCCAGCGCGAGACCAAGGGCCGCGCCTCCGCCGTCCCCTAG
- a CDS encoding PKD domain-containing protein has translation MTSSARARVVTATLLVTAALWGSGCRKGVRPEAGEDRTVEAGVPVTFGSAAADAPTVTWDFGDGSPRVQGTRVTHAFPRRGDYTVQALEGDASQASARLTVVPRPVLRAIPAEAEVAVFVPQLRDNVDPVMGFVSRLLGEPQVMRGLDAVPLLSLVLREATGEARLVDPEEGLGFFSLPDFEGSVVLLGVQDVQGARDAVVKELSARGASVVRQEPEGSVLLRRDNGALLLLFADRGYLYLVVPDVPTVEGSGEGAEEGRIQKTLAGPPVDMPLEPVRLRIQGFQDAGLSEQPLLVTMRQRVAAGNVLVYARPVGDDAAEGFQGAWAALRFQEGQAELEGWVESTQSLGGAEAPAPRLLEQAPLDPIAALTLSLPPETLTKLVFGAPGSEQRARMTRGLGAQGLDAASVDGLLGALRGDVSLLAYLDAAAFYRNFLTGSQKPEPRGSLLVQAGLVRSEPVLKWLTGVLESRRQPFQVVKDKAGTRLTTRLMNQPVEFSLTEDRLTVLGGEPLGLRPQGAVGAALRERFGAAGFESGHLTAMVDMGRVLSELQAPKDVPGVPPQQLSMVQTMAATLLEQLPPVDSLFLDFAAEPGGGRFRLRAALRSR, from the coding sequence ATGACATCTTCTGCCCGTGCGCGTGTCGTGACGGCGACCCTGCTGGTGACCGCGGCCCTGTGGGGAAGCGGTTGCCGCAAGGGCGTGAGACCCGAGGCGGGCGAGGATCGCACGGTGGAGGCGGGGGTGCCGGTGACGTTCGGCTCCGCCGCCGCGGATGCGCCCACGGTGACGTGGGACTTCGGGGATGGTTCGCCCCGGGTCCAGGGCACACGCGTGACGCACGCCTTCCCGCGGCGGGGGGACTACACGGTCCAGGCGCTGGAAGGGGACGCGTCCCAGGCGAGCGCCCGGCTGACGGTGGTGCCCCGGCCCGTGCTGCGCGCCATCCCCGCGGAGGCCGAGGTGGCCGTCTTCGTGCCCCAACTGCGCGACAACGTGGACCCGGTGATGGGCTTCGTGTCGCGGCTGCTCGGCGAGCCCCAGGTGATGCGCGGACTGGACGCGGTGCCGCTCTTGTCGCTCGTGCTGCGCGAGGCGACGGGCGAGGCCCGGCTGGTGGACCCGGAGGAGGGTCTGGGCTTCTTCTCGCTGCCGGACTTCGAGGGTTCGGTGGTGCTGCTGGGCGTGCAGGACGTCCAGGGCGCGCGCGACGCCGTGGTGAAGGAATTGAGCGCGCGCGGCGCCTCGGTGGTGCGCCAGGAGCCCGAGGGCTCGGTGCTGCTGCGCCGGGACAACGGCGCGCTCCTGCTCTTGTTCGCGGATCGCGGCTACCTGTACCTGGTGGTGCCGGACGTGCCCACCGTGGAGGGCTCTGGCGAGGGCGCCGAGGAGGGGCGGATCCAGAAGACGCTCGCGGGGCCGCCGGTGGACATGCCGCTGGAGCCCGTGCGCCTGCGCATCCAGGGCTTCCAGGACGCGGGCCTGTCCGAGCAGCCGCTGCTCGTGACGATGCGGCAGCGGGTGGCGGCGGGCAACGTGCTCGTCTACGCGCGGCCCGTGGGAGACGATGCCGCCGAGGGCTTCCAGGGTGCGTGGGCGGCCCTGCGCTTCCAGGAGGGCCAGGCGGAGCTGGAGGGGTGGGTGGAGTCGACGCAGTCGCTCGGGGGCGCGGAGGCCCCGGCTCCGCGCCTGCTGGAGCAGGCGCCCCTGGATCCCATCGCCGCGCTGACGCTCTCCCTGCCGCCCGAGACGCTCACCAAGCTCGTCTTCGGGGCGCCGGGCTCCGAGCAGCGCGCGCGCATGACGCGGGGTCTGGGGGCGCAGGGGCTCGACGCGGCGAGCGTGGACGGACTGCTCGGGGCGCTCCGGGGGGACGTGTCCCTGCTGGCGTACCTGGACGCGGCGGCCTTCTACCGCAACTTCCTCACGGGCTCGCAGAAGCCCGAGCCGCGCGGCAGCCTGTTGGTGCAGGCGGGGCTCGTGCGCTCCGAGCCGGTGCTCAAATGGCTCACCGGGGTGCTCGAGTCGCGGCGCCAGCCCTTCCAGGTGGTCAAGGACAAGGCGGGCACGCGGCTGACCACGCGGCTGATGAACCAGCCCGTGGAGTTCTCCCTGACCGAGGATCGCCTGACGGTGCTGGGCGGCGAGCCGCTGGGGCTGCGGCCCCAGGGTGCCGTGGGCGCGGCGCTGCGCGAGCGCTTCGGCGCGGCGGGCTTCGAGTCCGGCCACCTCACGGCGATGGTGGACATGGGCCGGGTGCTGTCGGAGTTGCAGGCGCCCAAGGACGTGCCCGGGGTGCCGCCGCAGCAGCTGTCCATGGTGCAGACCATGGCCGCCACGCTGCTGGAGCAGCTGCCGCCCGTGGACAGCCTGTTCCTCGACTTCGCCGCCGAGCCGGGGGGCGGACGATTCCGGTTGCGCGCGGCGCTGCGCTCGCGCTGA
- a CDS encoding aspartate-semialdehyde dehydrogenase: MNENLRIAVVGATGVVGREVVSALFDREVEAEQLTVLASERSRGETLDYGEETLVVEEATPTALEGHDLVLLATPAEVSRTLVPALQKTGAWVVDVSAAFRADGSVPLVLPGFNSEVLDGPLKGRLVALPSAVTTALACVIEPLRRAFGVAQVQVTALMGVSAGGNAGVRELEQQTAALLSGREPEAGLLPQRVGFNLVPQVGPFMAQSPWTEEEAGWTLECARLFAPRGEVPVVAGTAVQVPTFHGHGLSLQVRLKKPAPVEQARAALKGSPAVKVLDAPGEKVYPMPSLVTADPTIHVGRLRAFPQAPEWLTLFATVDNVGRGAALNLVEAGLRLAARPG, encoded by the coding sequence ATGAACGAGAACCTGCGAATCGCCGTGGTGGGCGCCACGGGCGTGGTGGGCCGGGAAGTCGTCTCGGCGCTCTTCGACCGGGAGGTGGAGGCCGAGCAGCTCACGGTGCTGGCCTCGGAGCGCTCGCGGGGCGAGACGCTGGACTACGGCGAGGAGACGCTGGTGGTGGAGGAGGCCACCCCCACGGCGCTCGAGGGCCACGACCTGGTGCTGCTGGCCACGCCGGCCGAGGTGTCGCGCACGCTCGTGCCCGCCCTCCAGAAGACCGGGGCCTGGGTGGTGGACGTGAGCGCCGCCTTCCGCGCGGACGGGAGCGTGCCGCTCGTGCTGCCGGGCTTCAACTCGGAGGTGCTGGACGGGCCGCTCAAGGGCCGGCTGGTGGCGCTGCCCTCGGCGGTGACCACGGCGCTCGCGTGCGTGATCGAGCCGCTGCGCCGCGCGTTCGGCGTGGCCCAGGTGCAGGTGACGGCGCTCATGGGCGTGTCCGCCGGGGGCAACGCGGGGGTGCGCGAGCTGGAGCAGCAGACCGCGGCGCTCCTGTCCGGCCGCGAGCCCGAGGCGGGCCTCCTGCCCCAGCGCGTGGGCTTCAACCTGGTGCCCCAGGTGGGCCCCTTCATGGCCCAGTCGCCCTGGACGGAGGAGGAGGCGGGCTGGACGCTCGAGTGCGCGCGGCTGTTCGCGCCCCGGGGCGAGGTGCCCGTGGTGGCCGGCACGGCGGTGCAGGTGCCCACCTTCCACGGCCACGGCTTGAGCCTCCAGGTGCGGCTCAAGAAGCCCGCCCCGGTGGAGCAGGCCCGCGCCGCGCTCAAGGGCTCGCCGGCCGTCAAGGTGCTGGATGCCCCCGGGGAGAAGGTCTACCCCATGCCGAGCCTCGTCACGGCGGACCCCACCATCCACGTGGGCCGCCTGCGCGCCTTCCCCCAGGCCCCCGAGTGGCTCACCCTCTTCGCCACCGTGGACAACGTCGGCCGGGGCGCCGCGCTCAACCTGGTGGAGGCCGGACTGCGGCTCGCGGCCCGGCCCGGCTGA
- a CDS encoding MXAN_2562 family outer membrane beta-barrel protein has translation MARAVALGVAAFLAALPGQAQVQSDVSQSPRRGSVEFRFGGWRPQLDSEEGLSGSPFSDVFGNGNFLLFEAEFQRFFYQGIGSAGVSVAAGYAEKYGYALLADGAQSVERSGFHVLPLHVRGVYRFDYPAFQWGVPLVPYVKPGLVYIPWWVTKGGETEKTGTAKGQGGKFGWDVSLGLSFLLDVLEPRLARDFDSDLGINHSYIFAEYTYSKVNNFGGKGFNFSDTYWMFGLALDY, from the coding sequence ATGGCGCGAGCAGTAGCCCTCGGGGTGGCGGCGTTCCTCGCCGCGCTCCCTGGCCAGGCCCAGGTGCAGTCGGATGTGTCCCAATCGCCCCGGCGCGGCTCGGTGGAGTTCCGCTTCGGAGGCTGGCGCCCGCAGCTCGACTCGGAGGAGGGCCTGTCCGGCTCGCCCTTCAGCGACGTGTTCGGCAACGGCAACTTCCTGTTGTTCGAGGCGGAGTTCCAGCGCTTCTTCTACCAGGGCATCGGCTCGGCCGGCGTGAGCGTGGCGGCGGGCTACGCGGAGAAGTACGGCTACGCCCTGCTGGCGGACGGCGCTCAGAGCGTGGAGCGCTCGGGCTTCCACGTGCTGCCCCTGCACGTGCGCGGCGTCTACCGCTTCGACTACCCGGCGTTCCAGTGGGGCGTGCCGCTGGTGCCCTACGTGAAGCCGGGCCTCGTCTACATCCCGTGGTGGGTGACCAAGGGCGGCGAGACGGAGAAGACCGGCACGGCCAAGGGTCAGGGCGGCAAGTTCGGCTGGGACGTGTCCCTGGGCCTGTCCTTCCTCCTGGACGTGCTCGAGCCGCGCCTGGCGCGTGACTTCGACTCGGACCTGGGCATCAACCACAGCTACATCTTCGCCGAGTACACCTACTCGAAAGTGAACAACTTCGGAGGCAAGGGTTTCAACTTCTCCGACACCTACTGGATGTTCGGTCTGGCGCTGGATTACTAG
- the moaD gene encoding molybdopterin converting factor subunit 1 has product MAHSLTVLYFAAARERAGTSRESLEVPAGTRVSELLGLLASRHPGLAPLLPHLRVAVNQEFSAPDAALPPGAEVALIPPVAGGAEGLFRVVDRPLRLEEVVEAVSDAARGGLVTFSGAVRNLTKGRRVLRLEYEAYPPMAEKKLAEIGDEVAAQWPGTRLAIMHRVGTLQPGELAVVIAAAAPHRKEAFRGCEHAIERLKQDVPIWKKEFFEDGEVWVGLGP; this is encoded by the coding sequence GTGGCCCATTCCCTCACCGTTCTCTATTTCGCCGCCGCGCGGGAGCGCGCGGGCACCTCGCGCGAGTCGCTGGAGGTGCCCGCGGGCACCCGCGTCTCGGAGCTGTTGGGCCTGCTGGCCTCGCGCCACCCCGGGCTCGCGCCCCTGTTGCCCCACCTGCGCGTGGCCGTGAACCAGGAGTTCTCCGCGCCGGACGCCGCGCTGCCCCCGGGGGCCGAGGTGGCCCTCATCCCGCCCGTGGCCGGAGGCGCCGAGGGCCTGTTCCGCGTGGTGGATCGGCCCCTGCGGCTCGAGGAGGTCGTGGAGGCGGTGTCGGACGCGGCGCGGGGCGGGCTCGTCACCTTCTCGGGCGCCGTGCGGAATCTGACGAAGGGGCGGCGCGTGCTGCGGCTGGAGTACGAGGCCTATCCGCCCATGGCCGAGAAGAAGCTGGCGGAGATTGGCGACGAGGTGGCCGCCCAGTGGCCCGGTACCCGCCTGGCCATCATGCACCGGGTGGGCACGCTTCAACCCGGGGAGCTGGCGGTGGTGATCGCCGCCGCGGCACCGCACCGCAAGGAGGCCTTTCGCGGGTGCGAGCACGCCATCGAGCGGCTCAAGCAGGACGTGCCCATCTGGAAGAAGGAGTTCTTCGAGGATGGGGAGGTCTGGGTGGGCCTGGGGCCCTGA
- a CDS encoding DUF3943 domain-containing protein codes for MSRGPWWLVLALALWAAPALSQEPEATASEIPPQEEPPRAPPADAPLRRDYLVPALEGVAVNLGIFTFHNLLTLEPFALISWDTVKSHFDGRAGWTFDVDNFVVNQFAHPYHGSVAFAAARSSGVPFWQSGVYTFVSSLMWEYFAENEAPAINDQITTTLGGIFLGEVLHRTYRVVIPEGGGRVSPLRRLTGVLLSPASALNDWIFGGEVSPGDIDAAPPLYFTLTPGLSLTTRLRERTENGPRLLVDQGAQVTIGGELTYGAVGDPLWRYHRPFSYFDASASVTFPGTIMGDIYIRGLVVGSQYGGATSRLRGLWGLFGLYDFGANNIVQVSSVGVGLGTTLQWNLGRRVYLQGTAIVAGLGFAAAGSLGLESKLVRDYHIGPGVAGVLEARLVRPGLGMLRLRAREWQVNGGVYTEPRGFEAITYVTWDARVSVGRHLAVGLEVPITLRVSDFGPEDTRVIGGGGARLTLSFMPDDNFGVTGR; via the coding sequence GTGAGCCGGGGTCCGTGGTGGCTCGTCCTCGCGCTCGCCCTGTGGGCGGCCCCCGCCCTGTCGCAAGAGCCCGAGGCCACGGCCTCCGAGATCCCGCCTCAAGAAGAGCCCCCGCGCGCCCCGCCCGCGGACGCGCCCCTGCGCCGCGACTACCTCGTGCCGGCGCTCGAGGGCGTGGCGGTGAACCTGGGCATCTTCACCTTCCACAACCTGCTCACCCTGGAGCCCTTCGCGCTCATCTCGTGGGACACGGTGAAGAGCCACTTCGACGGCCGCGCGGGCTGGACGTTCGACGTGGACAACTTCGTGGTGAACCAGTTCGCGCACCCCTACCACGGCTCGGTCGCCTTCGCGGCGGCGCGCTCCTCGGGGGTGCCCTTCTGGCAGTCGGGCGTCTACACCTTCGTGTCCAGCCTCATGTGGGAGTACTTCGCGGAGAACGAGGCGCCCGCCATCAACGATCAGATCACCACGACGCTCGGCGGCATCTTCCTGGGCGAGGTGCTGCACCGCACCTACCGCGTGGTCATCCCCGAGGGCGGCGGCCGGGTGAGCCCCCTGCGCCGGCTCACGGGCGTGCTCCTCAGCCCGGCGTCCGCCCTGAACGACTGGATCTTCGGGGGTGAGGTCTCCCCCGGGGACATCGACGCGGCGCCGCCCCTGTACTTCACGCTCACGCCGGGCCTGAGCCTGACGACGCGCCTGCGCGAGCGGACCGAGAACGGCCCCCGACTGCTGGTGGACCAGGGCGCGCAGGTGACGATCGGGGGCGAGCTCACCTACGGCGCGGTGGGCGATCCGCTCTGGCGCTACCACCGCCCCTTCTCCTACTTCGACGCGAGCGCGAGCGTCACCTTCCCCGGCACCATCATGGGGGACATCTACATCCGGGGGCTGGTGGTGGGCTCGCAGTACGGCGGCGCGACGAGCCGCCTGCGGGGCCTGTGGGGCCTGTTCGGCCTCTACGACTTCGGGGCCAACAACATCGTCCAGGTGTCCTCGGTGGGCGTGGGGCTGGGCACCACCCTGCAGTGGAACCTGGGTCGGCGCGTGTACCTGCAGGGCACGGCCATCGTGGCGGGCCTGGGCTTCGCCGCGGCGGGCAGCCTCGGGCTCGAGTCCAAGCTCGTGCGCGACTACCACATCGGTCCCGGCGTGGCGGGCGTGCTGGAGGCCCGGCTCGTGCGGCCGGGTCTGGGCATGCTCCGGCTCCGGGCGCGCGAGTGGCAGGTGAACGGTGGCGTGTACACCGAGCCGAGGGGCTTCGAGGCCATCACCTATGTCACCTGGGATGCCCGGGTGAGCGTGGGCCGCCACCTCGCGGTGGGCCTGGAGGTGCCCATCACCCTGCGCGTGTCGGACTTCGGCCCGGAGGACACGCGGGTCATCGGCGGCGGCGGCGCGCGGCTCACGCTCAGCTTCATGCCCGACGACAACTTCGGCGTGACGGGGCGCTGA
- a CDS encoding MXAN_2561 family MXYO-CTERM-anchored protein, with the protein MRNFLFTVALLLSSAASAQMTLTFTTTKLDTLRFGKSGCSGGNVSMTWTRTANVCRALSLWLSADTSCDTAPRSGEVTLPDIPLTTLQTSQTGTFTVGLANLPFPTGDGGAGCGALADEKTFLVCGATGQFDSFGTSCSSTPVKSSSAKLIYDGKPPNAPGFATVAPLDRGVRVTISAPSDATQVSLVVLRDGAEVRRVPPQAVGSAPIQVGELENDVAYQLQAYAFDEAGNESAPSELVTFTPTKTFGFIEKYQEAGGQETGGCGAVGGGVAGGAVLAVLGFWLSSRRDRSWREQ; encoded by the coding sequence ATGCGTAACTTCCTCTTCACCGTCGCTCTGTTGCTGTCGTCCGCGGCGTCCGCGCAGATGACGCTGACCTTCACGACGACCAAGCTGGACACCCTGCGCTTTGGCAAGAGCGGCTGCTCGGGCGGCAACGTGTCCATGACCTGGACGAGGACCGCCAACGTCTGCCGCGCCCTGTCGCTCTGGCTCTCCGCGGACACCTCGTGTGACACCGCGCCGCGCTCGGGAGAGGTGACCCTGCCCGATATCCCGCTGACGACGCTCCAGACTTCTCAGACAGGCACCTTCACCGTGGGCCTGGCGAACCTGCCCTTCCCCACGGGGGATGGGGGCGCGGGGTGTGGCGCGCTCGCGGACGAGAAGACGTTCCTGGTGTGCGGGGCCACCGGGCAGTTCGACAGCTTCGGAACCTCGTGCAGCAGCACGCCCGTCAAATCCTCCTCCGCCAAGCTCATCTACGACGGCAAGCCGCCCAATGCCCCCGGTTTCGCCACGGTGGCGCCGTTGGACCGGGGCGTGCGCGTCACGATCAGCGCGCCGTCGGACGCCACCCAGGTGTCGCTGGTGGTGCTGCGCGACGGCGCGGAGGTGCGCCGGGTGCCGCCCCAGGCGGTGGGCTCGGCGCCCATCCAGGTGGGCGAGCTGGAGAACGATGTCGCCTACCAGCTCCAGGCCTACGCCTTCGACGAGGCGGGCAACGAGAGCGCGCCGAGCGAGCTGGTGACGTTCACCCCCACCAAGACCTTCGGCTTCATCGAGAAGTACCAGGAGGCGGGCGGGCAGGAGACGGGGGGCTGTGGCGCGGTGGGTGGAGGCGTGGCGGGCGGCGCGGTGCTGGCCGTCCTGGGTTTCTGGTTGTCCTCAAGGAGAGATCGTTCATGGCGCGAGCAGTAG